One stretch of Mycolicibacterium fallax DNA includes these proteins:
- the ilvA gene encoding threonine ammonia-lyase IlvA, whose protein sequence is MSAELSQPSHTGLSADEVEAAARRIAGVVNPTPLQFSDRLSQLTGAQVYLKREDLQVVRSYKVRGAYNLLMQLSPQEKAAGVVCASAGNHAQGFALACASMGVHGRIYVPAKTPKQKRDRIAYHGREFVELIVAGATFDLAAAAAAADVERTGATLVPPYNDLRTMAGQGTVAVEILEQLGGEPDLVVIPVGGGGCISGITAYLAERTGATSVLGIEPAGAASMCAALAAGEPVTLENVDQFVDGAAVARAGDLPYRVLAAAGDMVSLTTVDEGAVCTAMLDLYQNEGIIAEPAGALSVAGLMEADIAADATVVCLISGGNNDVSRYGEVLERSLVHLGLKHYFLVDFPQEPGALRRFLDGVLGPNDDITLFEYVKRNNRETGAALVGIQLGSAADLDGLLARMAGSECHIEMLEPGSPAYRYLT, encoded by the coding sequence GTGTCCGCCGAGTTGAGCCAGCCCTCGCACACCGGTCTGTCCGCCGACGAGGTCGAGGCGGCGGCCCGGCGCATCGCCGGTGTGGTCAACCCGACCCCGCTGCAGTTCAGTGACCGGCTGTCCCAGCTGACCGGCGCCCAGGTCTACCTCAAGCGGGAAGACCTGCAGGTGGTCCGCTCCTACAAGGTGCGCGGCGCCTACAACCTGCTGATGCAGTTGAGCCCGCAGGAGAAGGCCGCCGGGGTGGTCTGCGCATCGGCCGGCAACCACGCCCAGGGGTTCGCGCTGGCCTGCGCTTCGATGGGCGTGCACGGCCGGATCTATGTGCCGGCCAAGACCCCGAAGCAGAAGCGCGACCGGATCGCCTACCACGGTCGGGAATTCGTCGAGCTCATCGTCGCCGGAGCCACCTTCGACCTGGCCGCCGCGGCGGCCGCCGCCGACGTCGAGCGCACCGGCGCCACCCTGGTGCCGCCCTACAACGACCTGCGCACCATGGCCGGGCAGGGCACCGTCGCGGTGGAGATCCTCGAGCAGCTCGGCGGGGAACCGGACCTGGTGGTCATCCCGGTCGGCGGCGGCGGCTGCATCAGCGGCATCACCGCCTACCTGGCCGAGCGGACCGGCGCGACCTCGGTGCTCGGCATCGAACCGGCCGGCGCGGCCTCGATGTGCGCGGCGCTGGCCGCCGGTGAGCCGGTGACCCTGGAGAACGTCGACCAGTTCGTCGACGGCGCGGCGGTGGCCCGGGCCGGTGACCTGCCGTATCGGGTGCTCGCGGCGGCCGGCGACATGGTCTCGCTGACCACCGTCGACGAGGGCGCGGTGTGCACCGCGATGCTCGACCTCTACCAGAACGAGGGCATCATCGCCGAGCCCGCCGGGGCGCTGTCGGTGGCCGGGCTGATGGAGGCCGACATCGCCGCCGACGCGACGGTGGTGTGCCTGATCTCCGGCGGCAACAACGACGTGTCCCGCTACGGCGAGGTGCTGGAACGCTCGCTGGTGCACCTGGGCCTCAAGCACTACTTCCTGGTCGACTTCCCGCAGGAGCCCGGCGCGCTGCGCCGCTTCCTGGACGGGGTGCTCGGCCCCAACGACGACATCACCCTGTTCGAGTACGTCAAGCGCAACAACCGGGAGACCGGCGCCGCGCTGGTCGGCATTCAGCTCGGCTCGGCCGCCGACCTCGACGGCCTGCTGGCCCGGATGGCCGGCTCCGAATGCCACATCGAGATGCTCGAGCCGGGCAGCCCGGCCTACCGCTACCTGACTTAG
- the dnaE gene encoding DNA polymerase III subunit alpha — MGTGGSFVHLHNHSEYSMLDGAAKVTPMLAEANRLGMPAIGMTDHGNMFGASEFYNAAVKAGITPIIGIEAYIAPESRFNTKRITWGDPSQRSDDVSASGAYLHMTMVAENATGLRNLFKLSSLASFEGQLGKWPRMDAEIIAEHAEGIIATTGCPSGEVQTRLRLGHDQQALEAAAKWREIFGPDNFFLELMDHGLSIERRVREGLLDIGRKLGIPPLATNDCHYVTRDASQNHEALLCIQTGKTLSDPTRFKFDGDGYYLKSAEEMRAIWDDEVPGACDSTLLIAERVQPYTEVWTPVDRMPVFPVPEGHDQGSWLRHEVQAGLARRFPAGVPQEYTDRAAYEIDVICGKGFPSYFLIVADLISYARSIGIWVGPGRGSAAGSLVAYALAITNIDPIPHGLLFERFLNPERPSAPDIDIDFDDRRRGEMVRYAAEKWGSDRVAQVITFGTIKTKAAIKDSARVHYGQPGFAIADRITKALPPPIMAKDIPVSGITDPSHERYKEAAEVRALIDTDPDVRTIYQTALGLEGLVRNAGVHACAVIMSSEPLIDAIPLWKRPQDGAVITGWDYPSCEAIGLLKMDFLGLRNLTIIGDCLENIKANRGIDLDLDTLPFDDPATYELLSRGDTLGVFQLDGGPMRDLLRRMQPTEFNDIVAVLALYRPGPMGMNAHNDYADRKNARQPIKPIHPELEEPLREILAETYGLIVYQEQIMFIAQKVASYTMGKADALRKAMGKKKLEVLEAEYKGFHEGMTGNGFSEAAVKALWETILPFAGYAFNKSHAAGYGLVSYWTAYLKANYPAEYMAGLLTSVGDDKDKAAVYLADCRRLAITVLPPDVNESGLNFASVGADIRFGLGAIRNVGANVVASLLETRSSKGTFTDFSDYLNKIDIAACNKKVTESLIKAGAFDSLKHARKGLFLVHTDAVDSVLGTKKAEAIGQFDLFGGGDDGEDAGDPVFTIKVPDDEWDDKHKLALEREMLGLYVSGHPLDGISHLLANSVDTQIPAILEGDVADGTQVQVGGILASVNRRVNKNGLPWASAQLEDLTGGIEVLFFPQTYSMVGADIADDAVVLVKAKVNLRDDRVSLIAHELIVPDFSSAASDRPLSVSLPTRQCTIDKVSALKQVLARHPGTTQIHLRLISGERTTTLELDQGLRVTPSSALMGDLKALLGPGCLGG; from the coding sequence ATGGGTACCGGCGGCTCCTTCGTGCATCTGCATAACCACTCCGAGTATTCGATGCTCGACGGAGCCGCCAAGGTCACCCCGATGCTGGCCGAGGCCAACCGGCTGGGGATGCCCGCGATCGGGATGACCGACCACGGCAACATGTTCGGCGCCAGCGAGTTCTACAACGCCGCGGTCAAGGCCGGCATCACCCCGATCATCGGCATCGAGGCCTACATCGCCCCGGAGTCCCGGTTCAACACCAAGCGGATCACCTGGGGCGACCCCAGTCAGCGCTCCGACGACGTCTCCGCCAGCGGCGCCTACCTGCACATGACGATGGTCGCCGAGAACGCGACCGGCCTGCGCAACCTGTTCAAGCTGTCCTCGCTGGCGTCCTTCGAGGGGCAGCTGGGCAAGTGGCCCCGGATGGACGCCGAGATCATCGCCGAGCACGCCGAGGGGATCATCGCCACCACCGGCTGCCCGTCCGGTGAGGTGCAGACCCGGCTGCGGCTCGGGCACGACCAGCAGGCGCTGGAGGCCGCCGCCAAGTGGCGGGAGATCTTCGGGCCGGACAACTTCTTCCTGGAGTTGATGGACCACGGCCTGTCCATCGAGCGACGGGTCCGCGAGGGCCTGCTGGACATCGGCCGCAAGCTCGGCATCCCGCCGCTGGCCACCAACGACTGCCACTACGTCACCCGCGACGCCTCGCAGAACCACGAGGCGCTGCTGTGCATCCAGACCGGCAAGACGCTCTCGGACCCGACCCGGTTCAAGTTCGACGGCGACGGCTACTACCTGAAGTCCGCCGAGGAGATGCGGGCCATCTGGGACGACGAGGTGCCCGGCGCGTGCGACTCCACCCTGCTGATCGCAGAGCGGGTGCAGCCCTACACCGAGGTGTGGACCCCGGTGGACCGGATGCCGGTGTTCCCGGTGCCCGAGGGCCACGACCAGGGCTCCTGGCTGCGGCATGAGGTGCAGGCCGGCCTGGCCCGGCGCTTCCCGGCCGGGGTGCCGCAGGAGTACACCGACCGCGCCGCCTACGAGATCGACGTGATCTGCGGCAAGGGTTTCCCGTCGTACTTCCTGATCGTGGCGGACCTGATCAGCTACGCCCGCTCCATCGGCATCTGGGTCGGCCCGGGCCGCGGCTCGGCGGCCGGCTCGCTGGTGGCCTACGCGCTGGCGATCACCAACATCGACCCGATCCCGCACGGCCTGCTGTTCGAGCGGTTCCTGAACCCCGAGCGGCCCTCGGCCCCGGACATCGACATCGACTTCGACGACCGCCGCCGCGGCGAGATGGTGCGCTACGCCGCCGAGAAGTGGGGCAGCGACCGGGTGGCGCAGGTGATCACCTTCGGCACCATCAAGACCAAGGCCGCGATCAAGGACTCCGCCCGGGTGCACTACGGCCAGCCCGGGTTCGCCATCGCCGACCGGATCACCAAGGCGCTGCCGCCGCCGATCATGGCCAAGGACATTCCGGTCTCCGGCATCACCGACCCCAGCCACGAGCGGTACAAGGAGGCCGCCGAGGTTCGGGCGCTGATCGACACCGACCCGGACGTGCGGACCATCTACCAGACCGCGCTCGGCCTGGAGGGCCTGGTCCGCAACGCCGGCGTGCACGCCTGCGCGGTGATCATGAGCTCCGAGCCGCTGATCGACGCGATCCCGCTGTGGAAACGCCCGCAGGACGGCGCGGTCATCACCGGCTGGGACTACCCGTCCTGCGAGGCCATCGGCCTGCTGAAGATGGACTTCCTGGGCCTGCGGAACCTGACGATCATCGGCGACTGCTTGGAGAACATCAAGGCCAACCGGGGCATCGACCTGGACCTGGACACCCTGCCGTTTGACGACCCGGCCACCTACGAGCTGCTGTCGCGCGGGGACACCCTGGGGGTGTTCCAGCTCGACGGCGGGCCGATGCGCGACCTGCTGCGCCGGATGCAGCCCACCGAGTTCAACGACATCGTCGCGGTGCTGGCGCTGTACCGGCCCGGCCCGATGGGCATGAACGCCCACAACGACTACGCCGACCGCAAGAACGCCCGGCAGCCGATCAAACCGATCCACCCCGAGCTCGAGGAGCCGCTGCGGGAGATCCTGGCCGAGACCTACGGCCTGATCGTCTACCAGGAACAGATCATGTTCATCGCCCAGAAGGTCGCCTCCTACACCATGGGCAAGGCCGATGCGCTGCGAAAGGCGATGGGCAAGAAGAAACTTGAGGTGCTGGAGGCCGAGTACAAGGGCTTCCACGAGGGGATGACCGGCAACGGTTTCTCCGAGGCCGCGGTCAAGGCGCTGTGGGAGACCATCCTGCCGTTCGCCGGGTACGCGTTCAACAAGTCGCACGCCGCCGGCTACGGCCTGGTGTCCTACTGGACGGCGTATCTGAAGGCCAATTACCCGGCGGAATACATGGCCGGGCTGCTGACCTCGGTCGGCGACGACAAGGACAAGGCCGCGGTGTACCTCGCCGACTGCCGGCGGCTGGCCATCACGGTGTTGCCGCCCGACGTCAACGAGTCCGGGCTGAACTTCGCCTCGGTCGGGGCGGACATCCGCTTCGGGCTCGGCGCGATCCGCAACGTCGGCGCCAACGTGGTCGCCTCGCTGCTCGAAACCCGTTCCAGCAAGGGCACATTCACCGATTTTTCGGACTACCTGAACAAGATCGACATCGCCGCCTGCAACAAGAAGGTCACCGAGTCGCTGATCAAGGCCGGCGCGTTCGACTCGCTCAAGCACGCCCGCAAGGGCCTGTTCCTGGTGCACACCGACGCGGTGGACTCGGTGCTCGGCACCAAGAAGGCCGAGGCGATCGGCCAGTTCGACCTGTTCGGTGGCGGCGACGACGGCGAGGACGCCGGCGATCCGGTGTTCACCATCAAGGTGCCCGACGACGAATGGGACGACAAGCACAAGCTGGCCCTGGAGCGGGAAATGCTGGGCCTGTACGTGTCCGGGCACCCGCTGGACGGGATCTCGCACCTGCTGGCCAACAGCGTGGACACCCAGATCCCGGCGATCCTGGAGGGCGACGTGGCCGACGGCACCCAGGTGCAGGTCGGCGGCATCCTGGCGTCGGTGAACCGGCGGGTCAACAAGAACGGGTTGCCCTGGGCCTCGGCGCAGTTGGAGGACCTCACCGGCGGTATCGAGGTGCTGTTCTTCCCGCAGACCTATTCGATGGTCGGCGCCGACATCGCCGACGACGCGGTGGTGCTGGTCAAGGCGAAGGTCAACCTGCGCGACGACCGGGTCTCGCTGATCGCCCACGAGCTGATCGTGCCGGACTTCAGCAGCGCGGCCTCGGACCGTCCGCTGTCGGTCAGCCTGCCGACCCGGCAGTGCACCATCGACAAGGTCAGCGCGCTCAAGCAGGTGCTGGCCCGGCACCCCGGCACCACCCAGATCCACCTGCGGCTGATCAGCGGGGAGCGGACCACCACCCTGGAGCTGGATCAGGGCCTGCGGGTCACCCCGTCCTCGGCGCTGATGGGCGACCTCAAGGCGCTGCTCGGCCCGGGCTGCCTCGGCGGCTGA
- a CDS encoding nitroreductase family deazaflavin-dependent oxidoreductase: protein MPLSGEYEPSTLDWARANAEQIMASGGTEGMAMRGMAVVLLTTVGAKTGKLRKTPLMRVEHDGEYAVVASLGGAPKHPVWYHNVTAHPHVELQDGTVTGDYQAREVFGEEKALWWQRAVAAYPDYADYQKKTDRQIPVFVLTPKS, encoded by the coding sequence ATGCCGCTTTCCGGAGAATACGAACCGAGCACCCTGGACTGGGCCCGCGCCAACGCCGAGCAGATCATGGCCTCCGGCGGGACCGAGGGGATGGCGATGCGCGGCATGGCCGTGGTGCTGCTGACCACCGTCGGGGCCAAGACCGGCAAGCTCCGCAAGACGCCGCTGATGCGGGTCGAGCACGACGGCGAGTACGCCGTGGTGGCCTCCCTCGGCGGCGCGCCCAAGCACCCGGTCTGGTACCACAACGTCACCGCGCACCCGCACGTCGAGCTGCAGGACGGCACCGTCACCGGCGACTACCAGGCCCGCGAGGTGTTCGGCGAGGAGAAGGCGCTGTGGTGGCAGCGCGCGGTGGCGGCCTACCCGGACTACGCGGACTACCAGAAGAAAACCGACCGGCAGATCCCGGTCTTCGTGCTCACCCCGAAATCCTGA
- a CDS encoding DUF4333 domain-containing protein: MMKMKQLVIALAGAAMVVAALSGCSFEASVGKYVSKDELAKVAKVKMEEAVGQTAKSVVCDDDLEGKVGATQRCVLTANDGSRVGLTTTVTSVEGTNVKFDVVADDKPME, encoded by the coding sequence ATGATGAAAATGAAGCAGCTGGTGATCGCGCTGGCCGGGGCGGCCATGGTGGTGGCGGCGCTGTCCGGGTGCAGCTTCGAGGCCAGCGTGGGCAAATACGTGTCCAAGGACGAGCTGGCCAAGGTCGCCAAGGTGAAGATGGAAGAGGCCGTCGGGCAGACCGCGAAGTCGGTCGTCTGCGACGATGACCTGGAGGGCAAGGTGGGCGCCACCCAGCGCTGCGTGCTGACCGCCAACGACGGCTCGCGCGTCGGCCTGACCACCACCGTGACCAGCGTCGAGGGCACCAACGTCAAGTTCGACGTGGTCGCCGACGACAAGCCGATGGAGTAG
- the rarD gene encoding EamA family transporter RarD, translating into MRRDSGLLYGLGAYGIWGLFPAFFPLLEPAGAPEILAHRIGWTALFMLIVVAALGRLATLRQLAPRTWGLLGVAAALISINWGVYIYAVNNGQVTDAALGYFINPLFSVALGVVIFGERLNRAQWAALVIALAAVLIIAVAAGSPPWIALAVAGSFGLYGVVKKVVPVDPTISVGVEAALMTPIALGYLAVLAGTGAATFGAAGAGHAALTVLTGPVTAIPLLLFAAAAQRLPLVSLGLLMYITPAMAMSWGILVGHEPMSAPRWAGFALIWVALAVFSTDAVRRARAR; encoded by the coding sequence GTGAGGCGCGACTCCGGGCTGCTCTACGGGCTCGGCGCCTACGGCATCTGGGGCCTGTTCCCGGCCTTCTTCCCGCTGCTGGAACCGGCCGGCGCCCCGGAGATCCTGGCCCACCGGATCGGCTGGACCGCGCTGTTCATGCTGATCGTGGTCGCCGCGCTGGGCCGGTTGGCCACGCTGCGGCAGCTGGCGCCGCGCACCTGGGGGCTGCTGGGCGTGGCGGCCGCGCTGATCTCGATCAACTGGGGCGTCTACATCTACGCCGTCAACAACGGGCAGGTCACCGACGCCGCCCTCGGCTACTTCATCAACCCGCTGTTCAGCGTCGCGCTGGGGGTGGTGATCTTCGGTGAGCGGCTCAACCGGGCCCAGTGGGCGGCGCTGGTGATCGCGCTGGCCGCGGTGCTGATCATCGCGGTGGCGGCCGGCTCGCCGCCCTGGATCGCCCTGGCGGTGGCCGGCAGCTTCGGGCTCTACGGGGTGGTCAAGAAGGTGGTGCCGGTGGACCCGACCATCAGCGTCGGGGTGGAGGCCGCGTTGATGACGCCGATCGCGCTGGGCTACCTGGCGGTGCTGGCCGGCACCGGCGCCGCCACCTTCGGCGCGGCGGGGGCCGGGCACGCGGCGCTGACCGTGCTCACCGGACCGGTCACCGCGATTCCGCTGCTGCTGTTCGCCGCCGCCGCCCAGCGGCTGCCGCTGGTCAGCCTGGGGCTGCTGATGTACATCACCCCGGCGATGGCGATGAGCTGGGGGATCCTGGTCGGGCACGAGCCGATGTCGGCGCCGCGCTGGGCCGGGTTCGCGCTGATCTGGGTGGCGCTGGCGGTGTTCAGCACCGACGCGGTGCGGCGCGCCCGGGCCCGCTGA
- a CDS encoding DNA polymerase IV yields MTRWVLHLDMDAFFASVEQLTRPTLAGRPVLVGGLGGRGVVAGASYESRVFGARSAMPMHQARRLVGATAVVLPPRGAVYRVASQRVFDTVRARIPVLEQLSFDEAFGEPAELAGATAGQVEAFCARLRAAVRAETGLIASVGAGSGKQIAKIGSGLAKPDGVRVLRPDQEPVLLDGLPVRKLWGIGPVAEERLRRLGIETVGQFAALDEAEAADVLGPTVGPGLHRLARGIDDRPVAERAEAKQISSESTFPADLVTLDQLREAVPSIAEDAHRRLLRDGRGARTVTVKLKRSDMSTLTRSATLPYATAEPATLVGTALRLLLDPAEIGGVRLLGVGFSGLSDVQQESLFPDLDRAELADGDVAAPAPAAAGDWRIGDDVAHPDFGHGWVQGAGHGVVTVRFETRATGPGPARTLGAADPGLRRADPLDSLAW; encoded by the coding sequence GTGACCCGCTGGGTTCTGCATCTGGACATGGACGCGTTCTTCGCCTCCGTCGAACAGCTGACCCGGCCCACCCTGGCGGGCCGGCCGGTGCTGGTCGGCGGGCTCGGTGGGCGCGGGGTGGTGGCCGGGGCGAGCTACGAATCGCGGGTGTTCGGCGCGCGCTCGGCGATGCCGATGCACCAGGCCCGGCGGCTGGTCGGGGCGACGGCGGTGGTGCTGCCGCCGCGCGGCGCGGTGTACCGGGTGGCCAGCCAGCGGGTGTTCGACACCGTCCGGGCCCGCATCCCGGTGCTCGAACAGCTGTCCTTCGACGAGGCGTTCGGCGAGCCGGCCGAGCTGGCCGGCGCCACCGCCGGGCAGGTCGAGGCGTTCTGCGCCCGGCTGCGCGCCGCGGTGCGCGCCGAGACCGGGCTGATCGCCTCGGTGGGCGCCGGCTCGGGCAAGCAGATCGCCAAGATCGGCTCCGGGCTGGCCAAACCCGACGGCGTCCGGGTGCTGCGGCCGGACCAGGAGCCGGTGCTGCTCGACGGTCTGCCGGTGCGCAAGCTGTGGGGCATCGGCCCGGTCGCCGAGGAACGGCTGCGCCGGCTCGGCATCGAGACCGTCGGCCAGTTCGCCGCACTCGATGAGGCCGAGGCGGCCGATGTGCTCGGCCCCACCGTCGGGCCCGGGCTGCACCGGCTGGCCCGCGGCATCGACGACCGGCCGGTCGCCGAGCGCGCCGAGGCCAAGCAGATCAGTTCCGAGTCCACCTTCCCCGCCGACCTGGTCACCCTGGATCAGCTGCGCGAGGCGGTGCCCTCGATCGCCGAGGACGCGCACCGCCGGCTGCTGCGCGACGGCCGCGGCGCCCGCACCGTGACGGTCAAGCTGAAGCGCTCGGACATGTCGACGCTGACCCGCTCGGCGACCCTGCCGTACGCCACCGCCGAGCCGGCCACCCTGGTCGGCACCGCGCTGCGGCTGCTGCTCGACCCGGCCGAGATCGGCGGCGTCCGGCTGCTGGGGGTCGGCTTCTCCGGGCTGTCCGACGTGCAGCAGGAGTCGCTGTTCCCGGACCTGGACCGGGCGGAGCTCGCCGACGGTGACGTCGCCGCCCCGGCGCCGGCGGCGGCGGGGGACTGGCGGATCGGCGACGACGTCGCGCACCCGGACTTCGGTCACGGCTGGGTGCAGGGCGCCGGGCACGGGGTGGTCACGGTGCGCTTCGAGACCCGGGCCACCGGGCCGGGGCCGGCCCGCACCCTCGGGGCCGCGGACCCGGGGCTGCGGCGCGCCGACCCGCTGGACAGCCTGGCCTGGTGA
- a CDS encoding RluA family pseudouridine synthase — protein MTERSMPVPEGLAGMRVDAGLARLLGLSRTAAAAIAADGGVELDGVRVGKSDKLTDGAWLSVTIPDAPPPVENTPQDIEGMTILYSDDDIVAVDKPPGVAAHATVGWHGPTVLGGLAAAGFRISTSGIHERQGIVHRLDVGTSGVMVVALSEHAYTVLKRAFKQRTVDKRYHALVQGHPDPSSGTIDAPIGRHRGHDWKFAVTEGGRHSVTHYDTIEAFTAASLLDVHLETGRTHQIRVHFSALHHPCCGDLTYGADPTLARRLGLERQWLHARSLGFAHPADGRRVEITAPYPEDLRHALDVLAQHG, from the coding sequence ATGACTGAGCGGTCCATGCCGGTGCCCGAGGGCCTGGCCGGGATGCGGGTCGACGCCGGGCTGGCCCGGCTGCTGGGGCTCTCGCGCACCGCGGCCGCCGCGATCGCCGCCGACGGCGGCGTCGAACTCGACGGGGTCCGGGTCGGCAAGTCCGACAAGCTCACCGACGGGGCCTGGCTGTCGGTCACCATCCCCGACGCCCCGCCCCCGGTGGAGAACACCCCGCAGGACATCGAGGGCATGACCATCCTGTACTCCGACGACGACATCGTCGCCGTCGACAAGCCGCCCGGGGTGGCCGCGCACGCCACCGTCGGCTGGCACGGCCCGACCGTGCTCGGCGGCCTGGCCGCCGCCGGGTTCCGGATCTCCACCTCCGGCATTCACGAGCGGCAGGGCATCGTGCACCGGCTGGACGTCGGCACCTCCGGGGTGATGGTCGTCGCGCTGTCCGAGCACGCCTACACCGTGCTCAAGCGGGCCTTCAAGCAGCGCACCGTGGACAAGCGCTACCACGCGCTGGTGCAGGGCCACCCGGACCCGTCCAGCGGCACCATCGACGCGCCGATCGGCAGGCACCGCGGCCACGACTGGAAGTTCGCGGTCACCGAGGGCGGGCGGCACAGCGTCACCCACTACGACACCATCGAGGCGTTCACCGCCGCCAGCCTGCTGGACGTGCACCTGGAGACCGGGCGCACCCACCAGATCCGGGTGCACTTCTCCGCCCTGCACCACCCGTGCTGCGGGGACCTGACCTACGGCGCCGACCCGACGCTGGCCCGCCGGCTGGGGCTGGAGCGGCAGTGGCTGCACGCCCGCTCGCTGGGCTTCGCCCACCCCGCCGACGGCAGGCGGGTGGAGATCACCGCGCCCTACCCCGAGGACCTGCGGCACGCCCTTGACGTGCTGGCGCAGCACGGGTGA
- a CDS encoding asparaginase: MTRIVVIATGGTISTDTGADGVRRPQRSGADLAAGLDPQLTAGLAIDTVELAAADSSQLTPADWDRIRAAVLAADDTGADGIVITHGTDSLEETALWLDLTLDTATPVVLTGAQYAADDPESDGPANLADAVGLAAEPDVRGRGVLVCLGGEVLAAPGLHKVGPVAPSGFAGALAADRPRLYVGPVSAAGAPRVDIVAAYPGADGAAMDGCVAAGARGIVLAAMGAGNAGSPVAEAVRRHCADGVAVAVSTRVPFAGVGADYAPGAALVDAGAVMVPRLRPPQARVLLMAALAAGLPVGQTVTDWG; the protein is encoded by the coding sequence ATGACCCGCATCGTTGTGATCGCCACCGGCGGCACCATCTCCACCGACACCGGAGCCGACGGCGTCCGGCGCCCGCAGCGCAGCGGCGCGGACCTGGCCGCCGGCCTGGACCCGCAGCTGACCGCCGGGCTGGCCATCGACACCGTGGAGCTGGCCGCGGCCGACAGTTCCCAGCTCACCCCGGCCGACTGGGACCGGATCCGGGCCGCGGTGCTGGCCGCCGACGACACCGGCGCCGACGGGATCGTGATCACCCACGGCACCGACAGTCTGGAGGAGACGGCGCTGTGGCTGGACCTGACCCTCGACACCGCGACGCCGGTGGTGCTCACCGGGGCGCAGTACGCCGCCGACGACCCGGAGTCCGACGGCCCGGCGAACCTGGCCGATGCGGTGGGGCTGGCCGCCGAACCGGACGTCCGCGGCCGCGGGGTGCTGGTCTGCCTGGGCGGGGAGGTGCTGGCCGCGCCGGGGCTGCACAAGGTCGGCCCGGTCGCGCCGAGCGGATTCGCCGGGGCGCTGGCCGCCGACCGGCCCCGGCTGTACGTCGGCCCGGTGTCGGCGGCCGGCGCGCCGCGGGTCGACATCGTCGCGGCCTACCCCGGCGCGGACGGCGCGGCGATGGACGGCTGCGTGGCGGCCGGGGCGCGCGGCATCGTGCTGGCGGCGATGGGTGCGGGCAACGCGGGCAGCCCGGTCGCCGAGGCGGTGCGCCGGCACTGCGCCGACGGGGTCGCGGTGGCGGTGTCCACCCGGGTGCCGTTCGCCGGGGTCGGCGCCGACTACGCACCGGGCGCGGCGCTGGTGGACGCCGGCGCGGTGATGGTGCCGCGGCTGCGGCCGCCGCAGGCCCGGGTGCTGCTGATGGCGGCGCTGGCCGCCGGGCTGCCGGTCGGGCAGACCGTCACCGACTGGGGCTGA
- a CDS encoding RNA-binding S4 domain-containing protein has product MQDVPIRDTVIRLGQFLKLAGLIDSGAEAKTEIGDGMVTVNGEVELRRGRQLVVGDVVGHAGRCARVIPG; this is encoded by the coding sequence ATGCAGGACGTGCCGATCCGCGACACCGTCATCCGGCTGGGCCAGTTCCTCAAACTCGCCGGGCTGATCGACTCCGGGGCCGAGGCGAAGACCGAGATCGGCGACGGGATGGTGACCGTCAACGGCGAGGTCGAGCTGCGCCGCGGCCGGCAGCTGGTGGTCGGCGACGTGGTCGGCCACGCCGGGCGCTGCGCCCGGGTCATACCCGGCTGA